Genomic DNA from Hymenobacter jejuensis:
GTAATCGGCCATAAACTCGCAGCTGGTGCGCACCCGCAGGTGATGCTGGCGGGCGTATTGCAACGCTTCTTTCGCCATCGCCTCACCGACGCCCCGGCCCCGCAACTCCTCATCGACGAAGGTATGCGTAAAATCAATTACACTATCGGTGGGGCGCGCATAGGCCAGCTCAGCTTCCTGCCCCTCATAACTGGCGTAAAATGCCTGATCCTTAGCGTTGTGCTTAATCGAAATATCCATGCAATTGGGCAGTTTTAGAAGCGAGGCAAGGCAGACGTTGTATCCGCAAGCGCATTGGCAGACGGCCGTCTTCCAGTCGCATACGCAGTTTCTGCCGGAAAGGCCACCTCTGTTCAACTGATAGCCACAACCGCCGAAATTGCGTAGAAGCTTTTACCTGAGCGATCAGGCCTTGTGTCAACAACCTATGTGCTTTCGATTACGCTCCACTGCTGCGCTAAGCAGTAAATCCAAGGGTAGGCTATCGCTGGCACCTCCGGAAACGACGCCCGCGCTTGCCATCCGGCCCTGCTTTTGAAGATTGTCAAAATTGAATTGTTATGAAAAAACCAGCCAAAAACGCCCCCAAAGCCTCCGCCAAAAACGCTGAAACACCCACCCCCCCGGTACATGCCGAGCACATCGACTCTGCGGCTATGCTGGATGCGGCTACGTACGGCCAGCCCGACGGCCCTACTTCGGGGCCCGACCCGGAAGAGAGCCAAACGGATGAGCTACTGACGCCCGGCTTCAACAACCCCATCGACGACAACAACCGGTAGCCGTCCTAAGCCATTACTAAAGTCCACTCAACCAAGCACTTGAGTGGACTTTTTATGTATAAAGCCTATCTTGGCGGTTTCCCGGCGGCATTACCTCAACCCCCACGCCCGACGCGTATAAGCGGGCAGGCCTGCTTTACTTTGGTTTACTGCGATGGCTCCTTCCCTGCTCGTTCTGACTGATTTTTCGGCCGCCGCCGACCATGCGCTGGCCTATGCCGCCGCGTTGGCCGCGGCCACGCAGGGGCAGCTGGTGCTGCTGCACGGACGGCGCCATTCCATGCTGGATGCCGAGGCTTTCACAGATCGGTTGCAGCACCTGAGCGAAGGTGAGATTGCTGCTGCGCTGGCCGAGCGGGCGCAACGCCAGTCCGTACCGACCATAGTAGAAGCCGCTGGCGACCGGGTGCCCGCGGCCGTAACCGATGCCGTGCGACGGCATGGGTCGTGGCTGGTGGTGTTGGGGAAGCCCGATACCGAATCGGTGCCGGATGCGCTGGTCAGCAGCACGTCGCTGGAGTTGCTGCGAGCGGCTTCTTGTCCACTTTTGGTGGTGCCTGTTGTGGCCAAACACACAGCTGTTCCGCCGCAGCACATCCTGCTGGCTGCCGACGATATGCCGTTGCACATAGCACCGGGCACTGTGGAGGCTTTTCGTAAATTTCTGGAAACCAGCCCGGTTCACTTTACGCTCACTCACGTCGTCGAGCCCGAGGACAACGACTCGTGCGCTACTGCCCTTCAACAGCTGCGAGCTAGCGGCCTCACCGAAGCTGAACAACTTGTACGGACGTATGGCGTCCGGAGCCTACGCCCGGCCGAAGGCATCCGACAAGCAGCCGCCGATACCCACGCCGATTTGTTGGTGTTGCTGGCTCGTCCACACAGTTTTTGGGGGACGCTATTTCATAAAAGCGTTACGGCCGAAGCTGTGCGCCGCAGTCGTATACCGGTGCTGGTATTGCCTACCTTACAATAAATTACAAAACACTACATATCAGCTGTTTATACACACATATGCGAACACACTTATTGTATGATCACCGTCAACCCGCTGCCGGGCACCCACACAGTGATGAACCGCAACCAGTGCGCCGGCGAAACTGCTACAGGAATCACCTTTAGCAGTCCCTTCAACGGTGCTACATTCAACTGGACTTCGATGTGAAGCAGATTGAGAAATCGGGTAGCCGCGGACTAGGCAGAAGCCGGCCGCGTACCGCTTCCAGGTTGCGAG
This window encodes:
- a CDS encoding GNAT family N-acetyltransferase; translation: MDISIKHNAKDQAFYASYEGQEAELAYARPTDSVIDFTHTFVDEELRGRGVGEAMAKEALQYARQHHLRVRTSCEFMADYVGKNRAEYQDILDHEPRPS
- a CDS encoding universal stress protein gives rise to the protein MAPSLLVLTDFSAAADHALAYAAALAAATQGQLVLLHGRRHSMLDAEAFTDRLQHLSEGEIAAALAERAQRQSVPTIVEAAGDRVPAAVTDAVRRHGSWLVVLGKPDTESVPDALVSSTSLELLRAASCPLLVVPVVAKHTAVPPQHILLAADDMPLHIAPGTVEAFRKFLETSPVHFTLTHVVEPEDNDSCATALQQLRASGLTEAEQLVRTYGVRSLRPAEGIRQAAADTHADLLVLLARPHSFWGTLFHKSVTAEAVRRSRIPVLVLPTLQ